In Cicer arietinum cultivar CDC Frontier isolate Library 1 chromosome 7, Cicar.CDCFrontier_v2.0, whole genome shotgun sequence, a single window of DNA contains:
- the LOC101506038 gene encoding protein SHORT-ROOT-like, giving the protein MDTLFRLVNFQQHHHHHHHQPDPSLNSTTTLTTSSSSRSSTQTPPTTTYHYYQQQQQQEDEECFNYYYMDNNNNDEDLSSSSSKQQYYYPYQPQHHVSTITTPNTTFNNTINTPTTTDNYSFSPPQDYFNFEILSGNSWAPNILLETARAISDNNNTNRIQQLMWMLNELSSPYGDTDQKIASYFLQALFSRINDAGDRTYKTLSFASDKICSFDSTRKMLLKFQEVSPWTTFGHVACNGAILEALEGNPKLHIIDISNTYCTQWPTLLEALATRSDDTPHLRLTTVVTAVNGGSIQKVMKEIGARMEKFARLMGVPFKFNVVFCDLRELNLNLSKLDIREDEALAINCVNSLHSVSGAGNHRDALISLLRGLEPRVMTVVEEEADLEYCFSSEFVEGFGECLRWFRVYFEALEESFSRTSGEKLILEREAGRAIVDLISCDPYESVERREMASRWRRRLHGGGLNTVSFSEEICDDVRALLRRYREGWSMTQCSSDDNSNGIFLLWKDQPVVWASVWRP; this is encoded by the coding sequence ATGGATACATTGTTTAGGCTAGTCAATTTTCAACaacaccatcatcatcatcatcatcaacccGATCCTTCCCTCAACTCCACCACCACCTTAACAACATCAAGCAGCTCTAGATCCTCAACACAAACACCACCAACAACAACGTATCATTattatcaacaacaacaacaacaagaagaCGAAGAATGCTTCAATTATTATTACATggataacaataataatgatgaagatTTATCCTCATCTTCTTCTAAACAACAATACTACTATCCTTATCAACCTCAACACCATGTATCCACTATCACAACTCCAAACACCACCTTTAATAATACTATTAACACCCCCACCACCACCGATAATTACTCTTTCTCACCTCCCCAAGACTACTTCAACTTTGAAATACTCTCCGGCAACTCATGGGCACCAAACATCCTCCTCGAAACCGCACGTGCGATTTCTGACAACAACAACACAAATCGAATCCAACAACTCATGTGGATGTTAAACGAACTTAGTTCCCCTTACGGTGACACAGATCAAAAAATAGCATCATATTTTCTTCAAGCTTTATTTAGTCGCATAAATGATGCAGGTGATAGAACCTACAAAACCTTATCTTTTGCTTCGGACAAAATATGTTCATTCGATTCAACGAGGAAGATGTTGTTGAAGTTCCAAGAAGTTAGTCCATGGACAACGTTTGGACACGTGGCATGCAACGGTGCTATCTTAGAAGCACTAGAAGGTAACCCTAAACTTCACATAATTGACATTAGCAACACTTATTGCACTCAATGGCCAACACTTCTAGAAGCACTCGCCACTCGCTCCGACGATACACCGCATCTCCGTTTAACCACTGTTGTCACCGCCGTCAACGGTGGTTCCATACAAAAAGTCATGAAGGAAATCGGTGCTAGGATGGAAAAATTCGCGAGACTCATGGGAGTACCATTCAAATTCAACGTTGTTTTTTGTGATCTAAgggaattaaatttaaatttatctaagtTAGATATAAGAGAAGATGAAGCTTTGGCTATTAATTGTGTGAATTCTTTACATTCGGTTTCAGGCGCCGGAAACCACCGTGACGCTTTGATATCTTTGTTACGTGGGTTGGAGCCTAGGGTTATGACGGTGGTTGAAGAGGAAGCTGATTTGGAATATTGTTTTAGTTCGGAATTTGTGGAAGGTTTTGGAGAGTGTTTGagatggtttagggtttattttGAAGCACTTGAGGAGAGTTTTTCGAGAACGAGCGGAGAGAAGTTGATATTGGAAAGAGAAGCTGGAAGAGCGATTGTTGATTTGATTTCTTGTGATCCTTATGAGTCGGTGGAGAGGCGGGAAATGGCGTCGAGGTGGAGGAGGCGTTTGCATGGTGGAGGGTTGAATACGGTGTCGTTTAGTGAAGAGATTTGTGATGATGTTAGGGCTTTGTTGAGGAGGTATAGGGAAGGGTGGTCAATGACACAGTGCTCCTCCGATGATAATAGTAACGGAATATTCTTGTTGTGGAAGGATCAGCCGGTTGTGTGGGCCAGTGTATGGAGGCCTTGA